A segment of the Desulfovibrio oxyclinae DSM 11498 genome:
TGACGGGTTCGCCCGCCTTGGGCATCCAGACCCGGTCCAGTTCGGGGCAGACTTCGCGTACCGATGCTTCTTCGCTGGACATAAAGACCATGTCATCCTTTTCGGCAACCAGCAGAGGGCGCAGCTTGATGCGGTCGTTCAGGCCCATCAGCCGGTTGTTGTCGGCCACAAGTATCGCAAACGGGCCGTTGAGCATTCCGGATCCGTATGTGTAGCGCAACGCGGTATGCAATTCGCGCTGTTGTTCGGGCATGGTCTTGATTTCCTCCCAGAAGGGGGGGGCGAAGACCTTTGCCGCCAGATTCCAACTCAGGCCATGTTTGCGGATGAGCAGATCCAGTTCGTAGGCGACCACCTCGGTATCCGTCATGAGCGTGCACAGATAGTCGTGCTCGCAGAGATAACGGCGATTGATGCCGTAGGAACTGATTTCTCCGTTATGAACGATGGACCAGTTGAGGATGGTGAACGGATGCGCTCCACCCCACCAGCCCGGCGTGTTTGTGGGAAAACGGTTGTGACCGGTCCAGATGTGGCCTTTGTATTCGTCCAGACGGAAGAACTCGGCGATGTCCTCAGGGTATCCGACGCCTTTGAAGACGCCCATATCCTTGCCGGATGAGAAGACAAACGCACCCGGGACCTGCGTATTGAGCTTCATCACCACGGCTACGACGTAGTCGTCTTCGGGCAGCTTGCTCAGGTCCTCCGGCTTGTCTTCACGAACGGTGACAAAATAGCGGTTCACGAGCGGCGGATTATGGATTGCCAACGTCTCCCGCGTAGGGATGGGCTCGAACTCATGAATGTCGAAATACTGCCGAAGCAGGTGCTCCGAACCTTCCACGCCTCTTCTGTCATCGCACATGATGTGGAATGCGTATTTATCCGCGTGTTCCGGATAGATGCCGT
Coding sequences within it:
- a CDS encoding class II glutamine amidotransferase, which gives rise to MKAPEKYYDFQKDISGCGVFGVISREKKLISGDLPINAMACMHDRGNGLGGGFAAYGIYPEHADKYAFHIMCDDRRGVEGSEHLLRQYFDIHEFEPIPTRETLAIHNPPLVNRYFVTVREDKPEDLSKLPEDDYVVAVVMKLNTQVPGAFVFSSGKDMGVFKGVGYPEDIAEFFRLDEYKGHIWTGHNRFPTNTPGWWGGAHPFTILNWSIVHNGEISSYGINRRYLCEHDYLCTLMTDTEVVAYELDLLIRKHGLSWNLAAKVFAPPFWEEIKTMPEQQRELHTALRYTYGSGMLNGPFAILVADNNRLMGLNDRIKLRPLLVAEKDDMVFMSSEEASVREVCPELDRVWMPKAGEPVIIDVKE